One Apodemus sylvaticus chromosome 16, mApoSyl1.1, whole genome shotgun sequence genomic region harbors:
- the LOC127666678 gene encoding sentrin-specific protease 2-like: MPGIGIKPEDAGKARKRKFQHERGAESEPEDLGQVPRKKFQEGTEIVFREPGDAQKTTPQEQQHPDHQEEEPGRGHVLKLHEESPRKQKVLQNMKEPPEQAQTERKPTDGGTGRKRPHSSYSILEENDHPTPQKKHRRLPPDLQCVDHVRADPHRPDLPETSAQSNLDSGSRGTLLPDKTPVLAANKKPLGDKEKGREVDRIINLTQEMEEEIKKALGPGPLEDILSSRFKLQVTREDIQTLESGRWLNDDIINFYLNLLVERNEEQGYPALHVFSTFFYPKLKHSGYSSVKRWTRGVDIFEKEVIIVPIHQQVHWSLVVIDIRKQNIAYLDSMGQSGNSICETIFQYLQNESRTRRNIELDPLEWKRYSMTSEEIPQQLNGSDCGVFTCKYADYIARDQPVTFTQQDMPFFRKKMVWEILHSHLL, encoded by the coding sequence ATGCCTGGGATAGGGATAAAGCCCGAAGATGCAGGAAAAGCGCGAAAGCGCAAATTCCAGCATGAAAGGGGGGCAGAATCTGAGCCTGAAGATTTGGGACAAGTCCCAAGAAAGAAATTCCAGGAGGGAACAGAGATAGTATTTAGAGAGCCTGGCGATGCTCAGAAGACCACCCCTCAGGAGCAACAGCATCCGGACCATCAGGAAGAAGAGCCAGGCAGGGGTCATGTCCTTAAACTCCATGAGGAGAGtccaagaaaacagaaagtcCTGCAGAATATGAAAGAACCTCCAGAGCAGGCTCAAACGGAGAGGAAGCCTACTGATGGGGGCACGGGTCGCAAGCGTCCCCATTCCTCCTATTCCATCCTGGAGGAAAACGATCACCCCACCCCACAGAAAAAGCACAGAAGGTTACCTCCAGACCTTCAGTGTGTAGACCATGTAAGAGCCGATCCACACAGGCCGGACTTACCGGAAACATCAGCGCAAAGCAACCTGGATAGTGGTAGCAGAGGTACTTTACTCCCCGACAAGACACCAGTACTTGCTGCAAATAAAAAGCCTCTCGGGGACaaggaaaaagggagagaagTGGATCGGATCATTAATCTTAcacaggaaatggaggaagaaataaagaaggcatTGGGTCCAGGACCTCTAGAGGACATCCTAAGCAGTAGGTTCAAGCTACAAGTCACCCGAGAAGATATACAGACCCTGGAGAGTGGCCGGTGGCTGAATGATGACATCATTAACTTTTATCTCAACCTTCTCGTGGAGAGAAACGAAGAGCAGGGCTACCCGGCTCTTCACGTATTCAGTACGTTCTTCTATCCCAAACTGAAGCACAGTGGCTACTCTTCTGTAAAAAGGTGGACGCGAGGAGTCGATATCTTTGAGAAAGAAGTAATCATAGTGCCTATCCACCAGCAGGTGCACTGGAGCTTGGTGGTCATCGAtataaggaaacaaaatattGCGTACCTCGACTCCATGGGTCAATCAGGAAATTCAATCTGTGAGACCATCTTTCAGTATCTACAGAACGAAAGTAGGACAAGAAGGAACATCGAGCTGGACCCTTTGGAGTGGAAAAGATACAGTATGACATCAGAGGAGATTCCTCAGCAACTGAATGGGAGTGACTGTGGGGTGTTTACCTGTAAATATGCAGATTACATCGCTAGAGACCAACCTGTCACCTTTACTCAGCAGGACATGCCCTTCTTCAGGAAGAAGATGGTATGGGAAATCCTGCACAGTCACTTACTGTAA
- the LOC127666803 gene encoding sentrin-specific protease 2-like — translation MPGIGMKPEDAGKARKRKFQHERGAESEPEDLGQVPRKKFQEGTEIVFREPGDAQKTTPQEQQHPDHQEEEPGRGHVLKLHEESPRKQKVLQNMKEPPEQAQTERKPTDGGTGRKRPHSSYSILEENDHPTPQKKHRRLPPDLQCVDHVRADPHRPDLPETSAQSNLDSGSRGTLLPDKTPVLAANKKPLGDKEKGREVDRIINLTQEMEEEIKKALGPGPLEDILSSRFKLQVTREDIQTLESGRWLNDDIINFYLNLLVERNEEQGYPALHVFSTFFYPKLKHSGYSSVKRWTRGVDIFEKEVIIVPIHQQVHWSLVVIDIRKQNIAYLDSMGQSGNSICETIFQYLQNESRTRRNIELDPLEWKRYSMTSEEIPQQLNGSDCGVFTCKYADYIARDQPVTFTQQDMPFFRKKMVWEILHSHLL, via the coding sequence ATGCCTGGGATAGGGATGAAGCCCGAAGATGCAGGAAAAGCGCGAAAGCGCAAATTCCAGCATGAAAGGGGGGCAGAATCTGAGCCTGAAGATTTGGGACAAGTCCCAAGAAAGAAATTCCAGGAGGGAACAGAGATAGTATTTAGAGAGCCTGGCGATGCTCAGAAGACCACCCCTCAGGAGCAACAGCATCCGGACCATCAGGAAGAAGAGCCAGGCAGGGGTCATGTCCTTAAACTCCATGAGGAGAGtccaagaaaacagaaagtcCTGCAGAATATGAAAGAACCTCCAGAGCAGGCTCAAACGGAGAGGAAGCCTACTGATGGGGGCACGGGTCGCAAGCGTCCCCATTCCTCCTATTCCATCCTGGAGGAAAACGATCACCCCACCCCACAGAAAAAGCACAGAAGGTTACCTCCAGACCTTCAGTGTGTAGACCATGTAAGAGCCGATCCACACAGGCCAGACTTACCGGAAACATCAGCGCAAAGCAACCTGGATAGTGGTAGCAGAGGTACTTTACTCCCCGACAAGACACCAGTACTTGCTGCAAATAAAAAGCCTCTCGGGGACAAGGAAAAAGGCAGAGAAGTGGATCGGATCATTAATCTTAcacaggaaatggaggaagaaataaagaaggcatTGGGTCCAGGGCCTCTAGAGGACATCCTAAGCAGTAGGTTCAAGCTACAAGTCACCCGAGAAGATATACAGACCCTGGAGAGTGGCCGGTGGCTGAATGATGACATCATTAACTTTTATCTCAACCTTCTCGTGGAGAGAAACGAAGAGCAGGGCTACCCAGCTCTTCACGTATTCAGTACGTTCTTCTATCCCAAACTGAAGCACAGTGGCTACTCTTCTGTAAAAAGGTGGACGCGAGGAGTCGATATCTTTGAGAAAGAAGTAATCATAGTGCCTATCCACCAGCAGGTGCACTGGAGCTTGGTGGTCATCGAtataaggaaacaaaatattGCGTACCTCGACTCCATGGGTCAATCAGGAAATTCAATCTGTGAGACCATCTTTCAGTATCTACAGAACGAAAGTAGGACAAGAAGGAACATCGAGCTGGACCCTTTGGAGTGGAAAAGATACAGTATGACATCAGAGGAGATTCCTCAGCAACTGAATGGGAGTGACTGTGGGGTGTTTACCTGTAAATATGCAGATTACATCGCTAGAGACCAACCTGTCACCTTTACTCAGCAGGACATGCCCTTCTTCAGGAAGAAGATGGTATGGGAAATCCTGCACAGTCACTTACTGTAA